In Bicyclus anynana chromosome 1, ilBicAnyn1.1, whole genome shotgun sequence, a single window of DNA contains:
- the LOC112046876 gene encoding serrate RNA effector molecule homolog produces the protein MADSDDEYDRKRRDKFRGERGAAEGSSYRSSDRREERSRGREEWSDRSRGGRSGPDYRDYRGGASVSRGFSPVRGEGPPSKRIRPEWPSEDRRYGGMPHDSYGSYGWAHDHFGPHPAHQGYGQPMPPVPARDAVLPMGPTDGPTNMMSFKAFLAAQDDSITVDDAILKYNEYKLEFRRQQLNEFFVAHKDEEWFKIKYHPEESVKRKEEQLVALKNRLNVFLELLEQGELEKVTVDVDKSEKLIRLLDTVVIKLEGGTEEDLKALDDPVPVEITNDKQDKNDTDKAVVIDVDAVKVKEENDTQTKDKEKKAESPKPTAPLTMEIDPHLRQLQEQAKLFSRYNSVPGEEGETEEVPEKEPPPPGSSSSSSSSSSSSSSSEDEGETTSRRKSKSKSKSKTPDKSPKEKERSKSPSVEKNGDNKEKDASGDKTEQTNDVIVEKKESRALHKTTSIFLRNLAPTITKAEVEAMCKRYGGFLRVALADPLPERRWFRRGWVTFRREVNIKDICWNLNNIRLRECELGAIVNRDLQRRIRPVSGVTLERVVLRADARLAARLAHHLDTRTKLWLEHSQPSDASQPAEKEQESNNFSLNSRNPVLHKITEHLIEEASTEEDELLGLEASSESMVQEQTDPDLVRVLDRLVLYLRIVHSVDYYNHCEYPYEDEMPNRCGIMHARSGAPATKPSQQEIQDYIRAFEGKMSAFLQDVKPLSDEELQKLGIKDSEAEVEKFIQANTQELSKDKWLCPLSGKKFKGPDFIRKHIFNKHAEKVDEVRREVAYFNAYVRDVRRPQQPEPPSRPAPPPQHAPPMHMYSGGGGGGGGARGWGWGGWAPPAPYAPRHPRFSRPRGGGAEFRPVIHYRDLDAPREPDEFV, from the exons ATGGCAGATAGTGATGACGAGTATGATCGTAAAAGACGCGACAAGTTTCGTGGAGAAAGAGGTGCTGCTGAGGGAAGCAGCTACAGAAGTAGTGATAGAAGAGAAGAAAGAAGCCGCGGCCGGGAGGAATGGTCTGACAG ATCTCGCGGAGGTCGTTCTGGTCCTGACTATAGGGATTATCGTGGTGGGGCGAGTGTTAGTAGAGGATTTTCCCCAGTTAGAGGTGAGGGGCCACCTAGCAAGCGCATTCGACCAGAGTGGCCCAGTGAAGACAGGAGGTATGGTGGAATGCCACATGATTCATATGGATCTTATGGCTGGGCTCATGATCACTTTGGACCTCATCCGGCTCATCAAGGCTATGGTCAGCCTATGCCACCAGTACCAGCAAG GGATGCTGTGCTGCCGATGGGCCCCACTGATGGTCCTACCAACATGATGTCCTTCAAGGCATTTTTGGCTGCTCAAGACGACTCCATCACTGTTGATGATGCCATTCTGAAATACAATGAATACAAACTTGAGTTCAGAAGACAGCAACTTAATGAGTTTTTTGTTGCACATAAAGATGAAGAATG GTTCAAGATTAAATATCACCCTGAAGAGTCTGTGAAGCGTAAAGAGGAACAACTAGTCGCTTTAAAG AACCGTCTAAATGTCTTCCTTGAACTATTAGAGCAAGGAGAACTGGAAAAGGTGACTGTTGACGTAGATAAATCTGAAAAGCTAATACGCCTACTTGACACGGTAGTTATAAAGCTGGAGGGTGGCACGGAAGAAGATTTAAAAGCTCTTGACGATCCTGTGCCAGTGGAAATTACGAATGACAAGCAAG ATAAAAATGACACTGACAAAGCTGTAGTCATCGACGTAGACGCAGTGAAAGTGAAAGAAGAAAACGATACGCAAACTAAAGATAAG GAGAAGAAGGCAGAGTCTCCCAAACCCACTGCACCTCTGACAATGGAGATCGACCCACATCTGCGCCAACTGCAAGAGCAAGCCAAATTGTTCTCCAGATACAACTCTGTCCCAGGAGAAGAAGGAGAAACCGAAGAAGTGCCTGAAAAAGAACCCC cgcCGCCGGGTTCTTCGTCCAGCTCATCATCATCCAGCTCCTCATCATCGAGTTCTGAAGACGAGGGAGAAACCACAAGTCGGCGTAAATCCAAGTCCAAGTCTAAATCGAAGACGCCCGACAAGTCCCCGAAGGAAAAAGAGCGATCCAAATCGCCGAGCGTAGAAaaaaatggtgataacaaagAGAAAGACGCAAGTGGTGATAAAACTGAACAAACCAATGACGTCATAGTAGAAAAGAAGGAATCGCGAGCTCTGCACAAAACTACATCGATATTTTTGAGAAACTTGGCACCTACCATTACAAAGGCTGAAGTTGAAGCA ATGTGCAAGCGTTACGGCGGTTTTCTCCGCGTGGCGCTGGCCGACCCGCTTCCCGAGCGTCGCTGGTTCCGCCGCGGGTGGGTCACATTCCGCCGTGAGGTCAACATCAAGGACATCTGCTGGAACCTCAACAACATACGG CTCCGGGAATGCGAACTAGGCGCGATAGTGAACCGCGACTTGCAGCGTCGCATCCGGCCAGTGTCGGGCGTGACGCTCGAGCGCGTGGTGCTGCGGGCCGACGCGCGGCTCGCGGCGCGTCTGGCGCACCACCTCGACACCAGGACCAAGCTCTGGCTGGAACACTCGCAGCCCAGCGACGCCTCCCAACCTGCGGAGAAAGAGCAAGAGTCTAAT AACTTCAGCCTGAATTCGAGAAATCCTGTACTTCACAAGATAACAGAGCATCTTATCGAAGAAGCATCTACAGAAGAAGATGAGCTTTTAGGGCTGGAGGCCTCCTCAGAGTCCATGGTCCAGGAGCAGACAGATCCTGACCTGGTCCGCGTATTGGACAGACTCGTGTTGTACCTGCGTATAGTCCACTCGGTGGACTATTACAACCACTGTGAATATCCCTATGAGGACGAGATGCCCAACCGGTGCGGCATCATGCATGCGCGCTCTGGTGCCCCTGCCACTaag CCCTCTCAACAAGAAATACAGGACTACATCAGGGCGTTCGAAGGGAAGATGTCTGCTTTCCTGCAAGACGTGAAGCCTCTGAGTGATGAGGAATTGCAAAAACTTGGTATCAAA GACTCAGAAGCAGAAgtagaaaagtttattcaagCGAATACGCAAGAACTATCTAAAGATAAGTGGCTGTGTCCCCTCAGTGGCAAGAAATTCAAGGGACCAGACTTCATAAGAAAACATATCTTCAACAAACATGCAGAGAAG GTGGACGAGGTGCGGCGCGAGGTGGCGTACTTCAACGCGTACGTGCGCGACGTGCGGCGCCCGCAGCAGCCCGAGCCGCCGTcccgccccgcgccgccgccgcagcACGCGCCGCCGATGCACAT GTACAGCGGCGGGGGCGGTGGCGGAGGCGGTGCACGCGGCTGGGGCTGGGGCGGGTgggcgccgcccgcgccctaCGCCCCCCGACACCCGCGCTTCTCGCGCCCCAG GGGCGGAGGCGCTGAGTTCCGCCCGGTGATACACTATCGGGATTTGGACGCCCCCCGCGAACCTGACGAGTTCGTTTAA
- the LOC112046911 gene encoding uncharacterized protein LOC112046911 isoform X2: MTVPSNISDNLAHSSCVLDESSNWNTLYCSHLWSDSHARKAIINAPNKNNKAIKYCYTCRGKIRNYGITPPKANFSPNNHSTPKGNSAQAFIETRTNNTLVENNLDSFNHSDKSKGRKTSISDININNSELSQYIPTISRQIDVSFRHKYTSTQYDLCATDIGQRRLRKGLRGIGCIINFSLTESPKTKRTQIQACSICVMIVAIVVISLVLVNYTTLNFMNDKNITSTYLVPSEIVDINETSSAIVSISTDLPVFTEVTDKMYTEISSTDDPFILTTTKNITHISNIILKIRKNIKTYPKDGRKGDESKMPKDSINRDVSKRFCSCQNNEVCMLDEINGVAICKAAIDMDDPTGCGGLCAMETEACQLVDKARGVRVCRLLTQVTCSPEDWRCRNGFCVPSTARCDGSIQCYDRSDEMHCECPEDQFTCTDGQCIMSSRFCDGLADCADGSDEPQGCDAACGTHEIQCKNNRCISRGVQCDGKDDCGDSSDESNCS; this comes from the exons atgaCAGTACCAAGTAACATTAGCGATAATTTAGCACATTCAAGTTGCGTACTTGATGAGTCTTCAAACTGGAATACGTTGTACTGCTCTCATCTTTGGTCAGACAGCCATGCGAGAAAAGCAATTATCAATGCGCCAAATAAGAACAATAAAGCAATCAAATATTGTTACACATGTAGAGGTAAAATACGAAATTATGGGATCACACCTCCAAAGGCAAACTTTTCCCCAAACAACCATTCTACTCCAAAAGGAAATTCCGCACAAGCATTTATAGAAACGCGTACTAATAATACATTGGTTGAAAATAACTTAGATAGCTTTAATCACTCGGATAAATCCAAAGGTAGAAAGACGTCTATTAGTgatattaacataaataattctGAACTGTCCCAGTACATTCCCACTATATCTCGACAAATTGATGTCAGCTTTCGTCATAAATATACCAGTACACAATATGATTTGTGTGCCACAGATATAGGTCAGAGAAGACTGAGAAAAGGCCTAAGAGGCATTGGATGTATAATAAACTTCTCGTTGACTGAAAGTCCGAAGACAAAAAGAACACAGATACAAGCGTGCTCAATATGTGTAATGATCGTTGCAATAGTAGTTATAAGTTTGGTTCTAGTAAATTATACAACTCTCAATTTTATGAATGACAAAAACATTACTAGTACATATTTAGTGCCAAGTGAAATTGTAGACATTAATGAAACATCTTCAGCTATCGTCAGTATATCTACAGATCTACCTGTATTTACCGAAGTCACTGATAAAATGTACACAGAAATAAGCTCAACTGATGACCCTTTTATATTGACCACTACTAAAAATATCACTCACATAagcaacattattttaaaaatacgtaaGAATATTAAAACATATCCAAAAGATGGAAGGAAAGGCGATGAAAGTAAAATGCCAAAAGATAGTATAAACAGAGATGTATCGAAAAGATTTTGCTCGTGCCAAAATAATGAAGTGTGTATGTTAGACGAGATAAACGGTGTAGCGATCTGCAAAGCCGCCATTGACATGGATGACCCTACAG GGTGTGGTGGATTATGTGCCATGGAAACCGAAGCTTGCCAGCTTGTAGACAAAGCTCGAGGTGTGCGCGTTTGTCGTTTATTGACGCAAGTGACGTGTTCACCTGAGGACTGGCGTTGTCGAAACGGTTTTTGCGTGCCGTCTACTGCCCGGTGCGATGGATCTATCCAATGCTACGACCGTTCGGATGAAATGCACTGTG AATGTCCCGAAGATCAATTTACGTGTACTGACGGCCAGTGTATTATGTCATCGAGGTTTTGCGACGGCTTGGCGGACTGTGCGGACGGCAGTGACGAGCCCCAGGGCTGCGATGCGGCTTGCGGCACCCACGAGATACAGTGCAAGAATAACCGTTGCATATCCCGCGGTGTACAGTGCGATGGAAAAGACGATTGTGGTGATAGTTCGGACGAATCTAATTGCTCCTAA
- the LOC112046911 gene encoding uncharacterized protein LOC112046911 isoform X1, which produces MTVPSNISDNLAHSSCVLDESSNWNTLYCSHLWSDSHARKAIINAPNKNNKAIKYCYTCRGKIRNYGITPPKANFSPNNHSTPKGNSAQAFIETRTNNTLVENNLDSFNHSDKSKGRKTSISDININNSELSQYIPTISRQIDVSFRHKYTSTQYDLCATDIGQRRLRKGLRGIGCIINFSLTESPKTKRTQIQACSICVMIVAIVVISLVLVNYTTLNFMNDKNITSTYLVPSEIVDINETSSAIVSISTDLPVFTEVTDKMYTEISSTDDPFILTTTKNITHISNIILKIRKNIKTYPKDGRKGDESKMPKDSINRDVSKRFCSCQNNEVCMLDEINGVAICKAAIDMDDPTGCGGLCAMETEACQLVDKARGVRVCRLLTQVTCSPEDWRCRNGFCVPSTARCDGSIQCYDRSDEMHCDCDLTKQFRCGHSISCFANKKMCDGSIDCWDGFDELNCTLECPEDQFTCTDGQCIMSSRFCDGLADCADGSDEPQGCDAACGTHEIQCKNNRCISRGVQCDGKDDCGDSSDESNCS; this is translated from the exons atgaCAGTACCAAGTAACATTAGCGATAATTTAGCACATTCAAGTTGCGTACTTGATGAGTCTTCAAACTGGAATACGTTGTACTGCTCTCATCTTTGGTCAGACAGCCATGCGAGAAAAGCAATTATCAATGCGCCAAATAAGAACAATAAAGCAATCAAATATTGTTACACATGTAGAGGTAAAATACGAAATTATGGGATCACACCTCCAAAGGCAAACTTTTCCCCAAACAACCATTCTACTCCAAAAGGAAATTCCGCACAAGCATTTATAGAAACGCGTACTAATAATACATTGGTTGAAAATAACTTAGATAGCTTTAATCACTCGGATAAATCCAAAGGTAGAAAGACGTCTATTAGTgatattaacataaataattctGAACTGTCCCAGTACATTCCCACTATATCTCGACAAATTGATGTCAGCTTTCGTCATAAATATACCAGTACACAATATGATTTGTGTGCCACAGATATAGGTCAGAGAAGACTGAGAAAAGGCCTAAGAGGCATTGGATGTATAATAAACTTCTCGTTGACTGAAAGTCCGAAGACAAAAAGAACACAGATACAAGCGTGCTCAATATGTGTAATGATCGTTGCAATAGTAGTTATAAGTTTGGTTCTAGTAAATTATACAACTCTCAATTTTATGAATGACAAAAACATTACTAGTACATATTTAGTGCCAAGTGAAATTGTAGACATTAATGAAACATCTTCAGCTATCGTCAGTATATCTACAGATCTACCTGTATTTACCGAAGTCACTGATAAAATGTACACAGAAATAAGCTCAACTGATGACCCTTTTATATTGACCACTACTAAAAATATCACTCACATAagcaacattattttaaaaatacgtaaGAATATTAAAACATATCCAAAAGATGGAAGGAAAGGCGATGAAAGTAAAATGCCAAAAGATAGTATAAACAGAGATGTATCGAAAAGATTTTGCTCGTGCCAAAATAATGAAGTGTGTATGTTAGACGAGATAAACGGTGTAGCGATCTGCAAAGCCGCCATTGACATGGATGACCCTACAG GGTGTGGTGGATTATGTGCCATGGAAACCGAAGCTTGCCAGCTTGTAGACAAAGCTCGAGGTGTGCGCGTTTGTCGTTTATTGACGCAAGTGACGTGTTCACCTGAGGACTGGCGTTGTCGAAACGGTTTTTGCGTGCCGTCTACTGCCCGGTGCGATGGATCTATCCAATGCTACGACCGTTCGGATGAAATGCACTGTG ATTGCgatttaacaaaacaatttcGTTGCGGACATTCTATATCATGCTTTGCCAATAAGAAAATGTGTGATGGCTCAATTGATTGTTGGGACGGTTTTGATGAACTCAATTGTACTCTAG AATGTCCCGAAGATCAATTTACGTGTACTGACGGCCAGTGTATTATGTCATCGAGGTTTTGCGACGGCTTGGCGGACTGTGCGGACGGCAGTGACGAGCCCCAGGGCTGCGATGCGGCTTGCGGCACCCACGAGATACAGTGCAAGAATAACCGTTGCATATCCCGCGGTGTACAGTGCGATGGAAAAGACGATTGTGGTGATAGTTCGGACGAATCTAATTGCTCCTAA